One genomic segment of Rubripirellula tenax includes these proteins:
- a CDS encoding redoxin domain-containing protein: MSPNRMMDHLSLPVVMVRRFRLFTAAAGVCLGSAIGGNAVAATPSAASALGLKPVQDGVDFDVVSADVADRCTVTDIDRKGWSGWEVVSPDGMMLRRFADTNGDKKVDLWSYYKFGVEIYRDIDDDFNGKADQYRWLGTGGTRWGFDDDEDGKIDRWQQISAEEVSAELVAAVRDADPARFARLLIGERELKSLGLGPAKTEQLMAKADRAARDFAALAKRQTSVGPDARWVQFAASPPGVVPEGTDGSTKDVTVYENAVAMYEQDKQGGQMMVGTLIQSGDAWRLVELPSVGNEGEPIAQTTGNFFTPGGSGAANMAASGGIGEMTQKLVTALEAVDGKLSTATKPNEIADLHAQRADVIEELIANADSDAIRDSWVRQLVDTIGLAVQNGSYPDGMERLRKVAPRFAMKEESLASYADYTAISTEYVVRQTPEADFAEVQKWYLESLTGFVDRYPQTAETAAAYLQLALSKEFEDKEDEALEYYKKVAVAFPGTDAGEKAAGAARRLDSVGRRIELEGQTIQGKPFSLASLRGKPVVVHYWATWCEPCKQDMKLLRRLQASYQRAGLQLVGVNVDATADSAAAFLNETPLPWVQLFEPGGLESSRLAKTLGVQTLPTMMLIDPDGKVVRHNVRAAELDEELTAMLKRK; this comes from the coding sequence ATGAGCCCCAACCGGATGATGGATCATTTGTCGTTGCCTGTCGTAATGGTTCGACGTTTTCGACTGTTTACTGCCGCCGCGGGTGTTTGCCTGGGGTCCGCGATCGGCGGAAACGCCGTGGCCGCGACGCCCAGCGCGGCTTCTGCGCTGGGACTGAAACCGGTCCAGGACGGGGTCGACTTTGATGTCGTTTCCGCTGATGTTGCCGATCGATGCACGGTCACGGACATCGATCGCAAGGGATGGTCGGGATGGGAAGTGGTATCGCCCGATGGCATGATGCTGCGTCGTTTCGCGGACACCAACGGCGACAAAAAGGTCGATCTGTGGAGCTATTACAAGTTCGGCGTCGAGATCTACCGCGACATCGATGACGACTTCAACGGCAAGGCGGACCAATACCGATGGCTGGGAACAGGCGGAACCCGCTGGGGATTCGATGACGACGAAGACGGCAAGATCGACCGTTGGCAACAGATCTCGGCCGAAGAAGTCTCTGCCGAACTGGTCGCCGCGGTGCGTGACGCCGACCCCGCCCGCTTTGCTCGCTTGCTGATCGGCGAACGAGAGCTGAAGTCGCTCGGATTGGGCCCGGCCAAGACCGAGCAATTGATGGCAAAAGCTGACCGAGCGGCCCGAGATTTCGCCGCTTTGGCGAAACGCCAAACTTCCGTCGGCCCCGACGCGCGTTGGGTCCAGTTCGCGGCTTCGCCCCCCGGCGTGGTCCCCGAGGGCACCGACGGGTCGACCAAGGACGTGACGGTCTATGAAAACGCCGTTGCAATGTACGAACAGGATAAACAGGGCGGCCAAATGATGGTCGGGACGCTGATCCAATCGGGCGACGCATGGCGATTGGTCGAGTTGCCGTCGGTCGGCAACGAAGGCGAGCCGATCGCGCAAACGACTGGCAACTTCTTCACGCCCGGCGGTTCGGGTGCAGCCAACATGGCGGCATCAGGCGGCATCGGCGAAATGACCCAAAAATTGGTCACGGCTCTGGAAGCGGTGGACGGAAAATTGTCCACGGCGACCAAACCGAACGAAATTGCGGACCTCCACGCACAACGTGCCGATGTGATCGAGGAGCTGATCGCCAACGCGGACTCGGACGCCATTCGCGATTCCTGGGTACGCCAGTTGGTCGACACGATCGGACTGGCGGTTCAAAACGGTTCGTATCCTGATGGAATGGAACGGCTTCGCAAGGTTGCTCCGCGATTCGCGATGAAAGAGGAATCCCTCGCCTCGTATGCCGACTACACCGCGATCAGCACCGAATACGTTGTTCGCCAGACACCCGAGGCAGACTTTGCAGAAGTACAAAAGTGGTACCTCGAATCGCTGACCGGATTCGTCGATCGCTATCCGCAAACGGCGGAAACGGCTGCGGCTTACTTGCAGTTGGCGCTCAGCAAGGAATTCGAGGACAAGGAAGACGAGGCGCTGGAGTACTACAAGAAGGTCGCCGTTGCGTTCCCGGGTACTGATGCCGGCGAGAAGGCTGCGGGTGCCGCACGGCGTCTCGATTCCGTCGGTCGCCGGATCGAACTGGAAGGCCAAACCATCCAAGGCAAGCCGTTCAGCCTGGCGTCGCTGCGTGGTAAACCCGTCGTGGTTCATTACTGGGCGACGTGGTGCGAACCGTGCAAACAGGACATGAAATTGCTGCGTCGTTTGCAAGCGAGTTACCAACGGGCGGGATTGCAATTGGTCGGCGTCAACGTCGATGCAACGGCCGATTCGGCCGCCGCTTTCTTGAACGAAACGCCGCTTCCGTGGGTGCAATTGTTCGAACCGGGCGGGCTGGAATCCAGCCGTTTGGCCAAAACGTTGGGCGTGCAAACGCTGCCGACGATGATGTTGATCGATCCCGACGGCAAGGTGGTGCGACACAACGTGCGTGCGGCCGAACTGGACGAAGAATTGACGGCGATGCTGAAGCGGAAGTAG
- a CDS encoding Uma2 family endonuclease translates to MSTSLRLTPHQYDQMIAKGAFVGFEKRIELIHGELREMNPAGPAHCDYINFLARWSFESTRDTSIVVSIQNIIDADDSRPEPDITWLKPGRYAHRHPTGNDVLLVIEVADSSLRFDRGEKLAIYASQNIPEYWIVDIADRCIEVFTGPELDDYSNRRRVEVDGAVRPTCCPAAELKLADLFIL, encoded by the coding sequence ATGAGCACGTCGCTTCGCTTGACACCCCATCAGTACGACCAAATGATCGCGAAGGGCGCTTTCGTTGGGTTCGAAAAGAGGATCGAGCTGATCCACGGGGAGCTTCGAGAAATGAATCCAGCCGGTCCAGCCCATTGCGACTACATCAATTTTCTGGCTCGCTGGTCCTTTGAATCGACACGCGACACGTCCATCGTGGTCAGCATCCAAAACATCATTGACGCAGATGACAGTCGACCGGAACCAGATATCACCTGGCTCAAGCCCGGTCGATACGCCCATCGTCATCCGACCGGCAATGATGTGCTGCTGGTGATCGAGGTGGCGGATTCAAGCCTTCGATTCGACCGAGGCGAGAAGCTGGCAATCTACGCGTCGCAGAACATCCCCGAGTATTGGATCGTCGACATTGCCGATCGTTGTATCGAGGTGTTCACGGGGCCCGAGCTGGATGACTATTCGAACCGGCGGCGAGTCGAGGTGGATGGCGCGGTGCGGCCGACGTGCTGTCCAGCCGCTGAGCTGAAATTGGCGGATCTGTTCATCCTCTAG
- a CDS encoding PQQ-dependent sugar dehydrogenase, whose amino-acid sequence MSIRFLIASAMSCFWASSFATAAVTARIETYATIPGGNARMNTMTSDPAGRLFVNEQNGGLFTVDRATRNVSTYLNLADSTQYPQIGLTSSGERGFQSFAFHPDFYNPAAAGFGKLYTIHSSTNTSVTPDFDPGDSTAFHTVLLEWNTSNPTAATFQPASVGTPFREVARFKQPYFNHNAGQLAFNTSVGPGDPDRNNLYIGMGDGGSGNDPQDNGQNPGNPYGAVLRIDPLGNNSDNGQYGLVADNVFASDGDATTIGEVFAYGLRNPQRFGWDDLAGDMYIADIGQNSFEEINVGVNGGNFGWDIREGSQGGTLAGAIDPAAEYAHDGFLANPITGSVAITVGDVVRGSEIFDLNGKLLLGDFPNGIIYTLDVDNDPLGGGSAGLSELILVDENGQTVRLIDLIRGTPGNTTANRADLRFSYGIDGEVFILNKRDNVIRRLAVAVPEPTSLAMVAVVAAVFTLRRRRR is encoded by the coding sequence ATGTCGATCCGTTTTTTGATCGCTTCGGCGATGTCATGCTTTTGGGCCAGTTCATTCGCGACGGCGGCGGTGACCGCTCGGATCGAAACGTACGCAACGATCCCCGGCGGCAACGCGCGGATGAACACGATGACGTCCGACCCGGCCGGTCGACTGTTCGTCAACGAACAAAATGGCGGTCTGTTCACCGTCGACCGGGCGACTCGCAACGTGTCGACTTATTTGAATCTGGCCGACAGCACCCAGTATCCGCAAATCGGTTTGACCAGCAGCGGCGAACGCGGTTTCCAGTCGTTTGCGTTCCATCCCGATTTTTACAATCCGGCGGCCGCCGGGTTTGGAAAGCTGTACACGATTCACAGTTCCACCAACACCAGCGTGACGCCCGATTTTGATCCGGGCGACAGCACCGCGTTCCACACCGTTTTGCTGGAATGGAACACCAGCAATCCCACCGCCGCAACCTTTCAACCCGCCTCGGTCGGAACACCGTTTCGCGAAGTCGCTCGTTTTAAGCAGCCGTATTTCAACCATAACGCCGGTCAATTGGCGTTCAACACATCGGTGGGCCCCGGCGATCCCGATCGAAACAACCTTTACATCGGGATGGGTGACGGCGGCAGCGGCAACGATCCTCAAGACAACGGCCAAAATCCGGGTAACCCCTACGGCGCGGTGCTAAGGATCGATCCGTTGGGGAACAATTCGGACAACGGCCAATACGGATTGGTTGCCGACAATGTGTTTGCGTCCGACGGGGATGCGACAACGATCGGCGAAGTGTTCGCATACGGGCTTCGCAATCCCCAGCGTTTTGGATGGGACGATTTGGCCGGCGACATGTACATCGCCGACATCGGACAGAACTCGTTCGAGGAAATCAATGTCGGCGTCAACGGCGGAAACTTCGGTTGGGACATCCGCGAAGGCAGCCAAGGCGGCACGCTCGCCGGCGCGATCGATCCGGCGGCGGAGTATGCGCACGACGGTTTTCTGGCCAATCCGATCACCGGTTCGGTGGCGATCACGGTCGGCGATGTCGTCCGTGGCAGCGAGATCTTCGACTTGAACGGGAAGCTGTTGTTGGGCGACTTTCCCAACGGAATCATCTATACGCTGGACGTCGACAACGATCCGCTCGGTGGCGGATCGGCCGGGCTGAGTGAACTGATTCTGGTCGACGAAAACGGTCAAACGGTGCGTCTGATCGATTTGATCCGTGGCACACCGGGTAACACGACTGCGAACCGAGCCGACCTGCGTTTCAGTTACGGAATCGACGGCGAGGTGTTCATCTTGAACAAGCGAGACAATGTCATTCGCCGCCTGGCGGTCGCCGTCCCCGAGCCCACGTCGCTGGCGATGGTTGCTGTCGTCGCAGCGGTTTTCACGCTACGGCGTCGCCGCCGCTAG
- a CDS encoding PEP-CTERM sorting domain-containing protein codes for MAIFAALVCLSPSFASADLIANFEFSGGSTEGWSVNTNNQISGLMANSGSLVGTATGNDPQLVLNPAGLTRIGTSWSEVTFRVRETDDVTDGFIGATGEPAFNTTGLIVQVNGTIVNSGFSFAASGDNFFTVTADISSLGDATISNFRIDPIGGAFSNSASETSGNFFEIDFIRVTDNAVAVPEVSSLAMMGIAAVGGAGMVWRRRKQRV; via the coding sequence TTGGCGATTTTTGCGGCGCTAGTTTGTTTGTCACCTTCATTTGCGTCTGCGGATTTGATTGCCAATTTTGAGTTCAGTGGCGGAAGCACTGAGGGTTGGTCGGTAAACACGAATAACCAAATCAGCGGCCTTATGGCCAATTCGGGCTCCTTGGTAGGAACGGCAACGGGCAACGACCCGCAACTCGTGCTGAATCCGGCAGGCTTGACGAGAATCGGTACGAGTTGGTCCGAAGTTACTTTCCGGGTCCGTGAGACTGATGATGTCACTGACGGATTTATCGGCGCAACCGGTGAACCTGCCTTCAATACCACGGGATTGATTGTTCAGGTGAATGGGACGATCGTTAACTCAGGTTTTAGCTTCGCAGCATCTGGAGACAATTTTTTCACCGTAACTGCCGACATCAGTAGCTTGGGCGACGCGACGATCAGCAATTTTCGGATCGATCCGATCGGAGGCGCGTTTTCAAACTCGGCATCGGAGACCTCAGGCAACTTTTTTGAGATCGATTTCATTCGTGTGACAGATAACGCAGTAGCCGTCCCCGAAGTATCCTCCCTCGCCATGATGGGCATTGCCGCGGTTGGTGGGGCTGGGATGGTTTGGCGTCGTCGTAAGCAACGCGTTTAG
- a CDS encoding sugar-transfer associated ATP-grasp domain-containing protein, with protein MSTENHADVSQAEPAFQFDYSDSSSSDLIQGFRKAKAAGKGMLGMFLEMTKLRRGIGKISADEYFLYGLYDDRRYSPEIKKSFLGGSGRMVDSPWTILANDKPLMTAMLKGLGLPVPETQAMVHAHRTAAGVISLRNRADIGRFLRNDAQYPIFGKPFDAGCSLGTAKITGYDSANDVVVVGDERIAVDTFSGMISKLGRNYLFQTLLLPHEEISARIGPCVSSVRMFVINDSRGCTLHRAAWKIPASANVADNFWRAGNMLAGIDAESGRVIKTMLRSENGIAPVDAHPGTGVSFTDMVFPQWDQMRKTVLAAATQLTRCPFQGWDVALTDQGPILVELEADGGNPIMEQLCFESGLLDARYLNAVAEHKAWEKDGRKPVSVVNLDDGVHIEDDASAANAAPQQANPASPVIAPITVTPVVSNHSVV; from the coding sequence ATGTCGACCGAAAACCATGCCGACGTTTCGCAGGCCGAACCTGCGTTTCAGTTCGATTACTCGGACTCTTCTTCTTCCGATTTGATCCAGGGCTTTCGCAAAGCCAAAGCGGCCGGCAAGGGCATGCTGGGCATGTTCCTTGAGATGACCAAGCTTCGTCGCGGCATCGGCAAAATCAGCGCCGACGAATACTTTTTGTACGGCCTGTATGACGACCGTCGCTACTCGCCGGAAATCAAAAAGTCGTTCCTGGGCGGCAGCGGCCGGATGGTCGACAGCCCTTGGACCATTCTGGCCAACGACAAACCGCTGATGACGGCGATGCTGAAAGGACTCGGTTTGCCGGTCCCCGAAACTCAAGCGATGGTCCACGCCCACCGAACGGCCGCTGGCGTCATCTCACTTCGCAATCGCGCCGATATCGGTCGCTTTCTTCGCAACGATGCCCAATATCCGATCTTCGGCAAACCGTTCGATGCCGGGTGCAGCTTGGGGACGGCGAAAATCACCGGCTACGATTCTGCCAACGATGTTGTGGTCGTGGGTGATGAACGAATTGCCGTCGACACGTTCTCGGGCATGATCAGCAAGTTGGGACGCAACTACTTATTCCAAACGTTGCTGCTGCCCCACGAAGAAATTTCAGCTCGCATCGGTCCGTGCGTCAGCTCGGTTCGCATGTTCGTGATCAACGATTCACGTGGCTGCACGTTGCACCGGGCGGCTTGGAAAATCCCCGCTTCGGCCAACGTAGCCGACAATTTTTGGCGAGCGGGCAACATGTTGGCGGGCATCGACGCCGAATCAGGCCGTGTCATCAAGACGATGCTGCGCAGCGAAAACGGCATCGCCCCCGTCGATGCACACCCGGGCACCGGCGTCAGTTTCACCGACATGGTATTCCCCCAGTGGGATCAAATGCGGAAGACCGTGCTGGCAGCCGCCACACAATTGACGCGTTGTCCGTTCCAAGGCTGGGACGTCGCGCTGACCGATCAGGGACCGATCTTGGTCGAATTGGAAGCCGACGGTGGCAACCCGATCATGGAACAACTCTGCTTCGAAAGTGGCTTGTTGGACGCGAGATATCTAAACGCCGTCGCCGAACACAAAGCGTGGGAGAAGGACGGACGCAAACCGGTCTCGGTCGTTAATCTTGATGATGGGGTCCACATCGAAGATGACGCGTCCGCCGCAAACGCGGCACCCCAGCAGGCGAATCCGGCTTCGCCCGTGATCGCGCCGATCACCGTCACACCCGTCGTCTCAAACCATTCGGTCGTGTAG
- a CDS encoding diaminopimelate decarboxylase has protein sequence MSAFHQRISPPQIESIFAKLASEGFLGDDVKSVIVHDVARMQQRIAMLQDAFPDGTLHAIAIKANPVVEILRAAVDAGAGLEAASIEEVTLALAAGCPPDRIIFDSPAKTVAEIRQTLERGIHVNVDNFDELDRVALILKASPSDAKPTSTIGLRVTPEVGAGSISHTSVGNRGSKFGVSISRDREQILAAFARHAWLVGLHIHVGSQGCPMEQLCDAAEKIESLRQEIQSHTGRAVPVVDIGGGLPAPYDDDHQPASPDAYAAELGRRVPTLFDGNVRLVTEFGRSVQAGCGLALSRVEYVRDLPAGDAGEATCMAVIHLGADFLVRPVYRPQDWSHEYAVLDASGRLRDEPDDRISIGGPLCFGGDIPARNVAMPRPRVGDWIAIRDCGAYTLSMWSRHCSRGIPDVIGYDGEARSTRLLRAAESPGGIARFWSAGEI, from the coding sequence ATGAGTGCATTTCATCAACGAATTTCACCGCCACAGATCGAATCGATCTTCGCGAAATTGGCGTCGGAGGGCTTTCTGGGTGACGATGTCAAGTCTGTCATCGTGCATGACGTTGCTCGGATGCAGCAGCGAATCGCGATGTTGCAGGACGCTTTTCCGGATGGCACGCTGCACGCGATTGCGATCAAGGCGAACCCCGTCGTCGAAATTTTGCGTGCGGCCGTGGACGCGGGCGCGGGCTTGGAAGCCGCCAGCATCGAAGAGGTGACGTTGGCATTGGCGGCGGGGTGTCCGCCCGATCGAATCATCTTTGATTCGCCAGCCAAGACGGTTGCCGAAATCCGCCAGACGCTCGAGCGGGGCATTCACGTGAACGTCGACAACTTCGACGAACTTGACCGTGTGGCTCTGATTTTGAAGGCATCGCCTTCGGATGCAAAGCCGACGTCAACCATCGGTCTGCGCGTCACGCCCGAGGTCGGCGCGGGCTCGATCTCGCACACCAGCGTGGGCAATCGCGGGTCAAAGTTTGGCGTGTCAATCTCGCGCGATCGAGAACAAATTTTGGCCGCGTTCGCGCGGCACGCGTGGCTTGTGGGGCTGCACATCCACGTCGGTTCGCAAGGTTGCCCGATGGAACAGTTGTGCGACGCGGCCGAGAAAATCGAATCACTTCGACAAGAAATTCAATCGCACACCGGCCGCGCCGTCCCGGTCGTCGACATCGGTGGCGGATTGCCCGCCCCTTACGACGACGATCATCAACCGGCGTCGCCCGATGCCTACGCCGCCGAACTGGGTCGCCGAGTCCCGACGCTTTTCGACGGCAACGTTCGCTTGGTCACCGAATTCGGCCGCAGTGTCCAGGCCGGGTGCGGGCTGGCGCTCAGCCGCGTCGAATATGTGCGGGATTTACCAGCCGGCGACGCGGGGGAAGCCACGTGCATGGCCGTGATTCACTTGGGCGCCGATTTCTTGGTCCGTCCGGTGTACCGGCCACAGGACTGGTCGCACGAATACGCAGTGCTGGATGCGTCGGGACGCCTGCGTGATGAACCCGACGATCGCATCAGCATCGGTGGCCCGTTGTGTTTCGGCGGCGACATTCCGGCTCGCAACGTTGCGATGCCTCGCCCCCGAGTGGGCGACTGGATCGCGATCCGCGATTGCGGCGCGTACACGCTTAGCATGTGGTCGCGCCATTGCAGCCGCGGGATCCCCGACGTGATCGGGTACGACGGCGAAGCAAGGTCGACCCGATTGTTGCGAGCGGCGGAAAGCCCTGGCGGCATCGCCCGGTTTTGGTCGGCGGGCGAAATTTAG
- a CDS encoding SPFH domain-containing protein, protein MTDTNSFAPTADRPTVLVHPEKLIRPMAGWGPLFGILGLVLLGILMFIIGVAMGGGIGGFMILLAIACAPVAFISLFGLMAIAPNDSRVLLLFGEYKGTVKESGFFWVNPFYSKRKVSLRIRNFETGSSSTPEQKNQSGTVIQSKSRTASRPSKVNDRDGNPIEISAVVVWKVTDTAEALFEVDDYEHFVEVQSEAALRSLATRYPYDSEDHEESLRGNTEAICGRLREDIQERLEKAGVTVLEARISHLAYASEIAAAMLQRQQAGAVVAARTKIVDGAVGMVEMALDHLKRDGIVELDPQQRAALVSNLLVVLCSDRHTQPVIQAGA, encoded by the coding sequence ATGACTGACACAAATTCTTTCGCACCGACGGCCGATCGTCCGACGGTCTTGGTTCATCCCGAAAAGTTGATTCGACCGATGGCGGGTTGGGGCCCGTTGTTCGGCATTTTGGGCCTGGTTTTGTTGGGCATCCTGATGTTCATCATAGGCGTCGCCATGGGTGGAGGGATCGGCGGATTCATGATTTTGTTGGCGATCGCTTGCGCTCCGGTGGCGTTCATCAGTCTGTTTGGGTTGATGGCAATTGCCCCGAATGATTCTCGCGTGCTGCTGCTGTTCGGCGAATACAAAGGGACGGTCAAAGAGTCCGGTTTCTTTTGGGTCAACCCTTTCTATTCCAAACGTAAGGTCAGCCTGCGGATTCGCAACTTTGAAACGGGTTCATCATCGACACCCGAGCAAAAGAACCAATCGGGTACAGTGATTCAGTCAAAATCTCGAACAGCTAGCCGGCCTTCGAAGGTGAACGATCGTGACGGTAACCCGATCGAAATTTCGGCCGTTGTGGTTTGGAAAGTCACCGACACGGCCGAAGCCCTGTTCGAAGTCGATGACTACGAACACTTTGTCGAAGTGCAAAGCGAAGCGGCGCTGCGCAGCCTGGCAACGCGATACCCCTACGACAGCGAAGATCACGAGGAATCGCTGCGAGGGAACACCGAAGCGATCTGTGGCCGGTTGCGGGAAGACATTCAAGAGCGGCTTGAAAAAGCAGGCGTCACGGTGTTGGAAGCTCGCATCAGCCACCTTGCCTACGCGTCCGAAATCGCGGCGGCAATGTTGCAACGCCAACAGGCCGGCGCGGTCGTGGCGGCCCGCACGAAGATCGTCGACGGTGCCGTTGGGATGGTGGAAATGGCTTTGGACCATCTCAAACGAGACGGGATTGTCGAATTGGATCCGCAACAACGGGCGGCGCTGGTATCGAATCTGCTTGTCGTGCTTTGCAGTGACCGACACACCCAACCGGTCATTCAAGCGGGCGCTTGA